A stretch of the Helicoverpa zea isolate HzStark_Cry1AcR chromosome 29, ilHelZeax1.1, whole genome shotgun sequence genome encodes the following:
- the LOC124644181 gene encoding histone H3 codes for MARTKQTARKSTGGKAPRKQLATKAARKSAPATGGVKKPHRYRPGTVALREIRRYQKSTELLIRKLPFQRLVREIAQDFKTDLRFQSSAVMALQEASEAYLVGLFEDTNLCAIHAKRVTIMPKDIQLARRIRGERA; via the coding sequence ATGGCACGTACTAAGCAGACCGCTCGCAAATCCACCGGCGGTAAGGCGCCGAGGAAGCAGCTCGCCACCAAGGCGGCGCGCAAGAGCGCACCGGCCACCGGCGGAGTGAAGAAGCCCCATCGCTACAGGCCCGGCACTGTGGCTCTCCGTGAGATCCGTCGTTACCAGAAGAGTACAGAGCTGTTGATCCGCAAGCTGCCTTTCCAGCGTCTCGTGCGTGAAATCGCCCAGGACTTCAAGACCGATCTCCGCTTCCAGAGCTCCGCTGTTATGGCACTTCAGGAGGCCAGCGAGGCTTACCTCGTCGGTCTCTTCGAGGACACCAACTTGTGCGCTATCCACGCCAAGCGTGTCACCATCATGCCAAAGGACATTCAGCTCGCTCGCAGGATCAGAGGCGAACGTGCTTAA